The following are encoded together in the Parabacteroides chongii genome:
- a CDS encoding 3-keto-disaccharide hydrolase, producing MKKRDFTSKAVLAAIACTACVSMSAQQKEYPQPEKMTPGMSEYWTPQPKIVTPGDIKTNSAPSDAIVLFDGKDLSAWENTKGEPAQWIVHDGVFTVNKKAGDIQTKQKFDSYQLHIEWCVPENITGTSQARGNSGIFMQGMYEVQVLDCYNNETYVNGQTGSIYKQTPPLANAMRKPGEWNVYDIIYSAPVFKEDGTYRVPPSITVIQNGIVLQNNTTILGTTEYIGFPKVIPHGAGPIILQSHGDPSEPISFRNIWLREM from the coding sequence ATGAAGAAAAGAGACTTCACCAGCAAAGCCGTACTGGCAGCCATAGCTTGTACGGCTTGTGTAAGCATGAGTGCGCAACAGAAAGAGTATCCACAACCTGAAAAAATGACTCCGGGCATGTCGGAATACTGGACACCGCAACCCAAGATCGTCACTCCGGGAGATATCAAAACAAACTCGGCTCCGTCCGACGCGATCGTCCTGTTCGACGGCAAAGACCTTTCCGCCTGGGAAAACACCAAAGGAGAACCGGCTCAATGGATTGTACACGATGGCGTATTCACCGTGAATAAGAAAGCCGGAGATATCCAAACCAAACAGAAATTCGACAGCTACCAGCTGCATATCGAATGGTGCGTTCCGGAAAACATCACAGGAACAAGCCAGGCACGCGGTAATAGCGGTATTTTTATGCAAGGAATGTATGAAGTCCAGGTGCTCGATTGCTACAACAACGAAACATACGTGAACGGACAGACCGGAAGTATCTACAAACAGACACCGCCGTTGGCAAACGCCATGCGTAAACCGGGTGAATGGAATGTATACGATATCATTTATTCCGCTCCTGTTTTCAAAGAAGACGGAACCTATCGCGTGCCGCCCAGCATCACCGTTATCCAAAACGGCATCGTTTTGCAGAACAACACGACGATCCTCGGAACAACCGAATACATCGGCTTCCCGAAAGTGATCCCTCACGGAGCCGGCCCGATCATCCTGCAGAGCCACGGTGATCCCAGCGAACCGATCAGCTTCCGCAATATCTGGTTAAGAGAAATGTAA
- a CDS encoding T9SS type A sorting domain-containing protein, which produces MRTLFTIILLISTYAGNPLTVNAQQAVTTTHAVKQVEVTEPDSIEISAYDNKIVVKNAPVGSKLEIYSVVGIRVKEIKLKQPDGEYTVDIAKGYYIVRIGETVRKIAIR; this is translated from the coding sequence ATGAGAACATTATTTACCATAATCCTGTTGATCAGCACCTATGCTGGTAACCCGCTCACTGTCAATGCACAGCAGGCGGTCACTACTACGCATGCCGTAAAACAGGTAGAGGTAACAGAACCCGACTCCATCGAAATCAGTGCCTACGACAACAAGATCGTTGTTAAAAATGCTCCAGTCGGCAGCAAGCTTGAAATATACAGCGTAGTAGGTATCCGCGTCAAAGAAATAAAACTGAAACAACCGGACGGCGAATATACTGTCGACATCGCCAAAGGTTACTACATCGTCCGCATCGGCGAAACTGTCCGCAAAATAGCAATCCGCTAA
- a CDS encoding OmpP1/FadL family transporter — MKKKVLLGAALMMMPLLSFAGGLLTNTNQHAAFLRSLSRGAAIDIDGALSNPAGLSFLPTDGFRVGVSIQSAFQTRNIDASFGTYNGFDPANQKPTVGNYKKYYKGKAAAPVIPSVFAAYKKGDWTISGFFAITGGGGKASFNDGLPMFESAAMAGIFKESLTNYVASGGKSPIVTPDMYTINSAMDGRQYIYSLQLGLGYKITDWISVFAGGRMNYFSGNYEGYLNAKLKQNLGGSELMPLALDCDQTGWGLTPVLGVDVKYGKFNFGAKYEFMTNLNIENNTKKLDYPDSAESLVGAYKHGVNTPNDIPSMLSVAASYRFLPMLKASVEYHFFDDKKAGMAGGKQKELERGTNEYLLGIEWDVIKRLTISGGAQITDYGLSDKYQSDTSFSCDSYSLGFGAKLMLSEKMALNVGYMWTSYRDYTKKSDDYCGTGLPGTNVYSRTNKVFGLSLDYAF, encoded by the coding sequence ATGAAGAAAAAAGTATTATTAGGTGCGGCATTGATGATGATGCCTCTGCTTTCTTTCGCTGGTGGATTATTGACGAATACCAATCAGCATGCAGCCTTTTTAAGATCACTTTCGCGAGGTGCTGCAATCGATATAGATGGTGCTTTGTCTAACCCAGCGGGCCTTTCTTTCTTGCCGACAGATGGTTTTCGTGTAGGCGTGAGTATACAGAGTGCTTTCCAAACTAGAAATATCGATGCCTCTTTTGGCACATACAATGGTTTCGATCCGGCCAATCAGAAGCCGACAGTGGGAAACTACAAAAAGTATTACAAAGGAAAAGCGGCTGCTCCTGTGATTCCGAGTGTTTTTGCGGCTTATAAAAAAGGTGACTGGACTATTTCCGGATTCTTTGCCATCACGGGAGGAGGCGGTAAGGCTTCGTTTAACGATGGTCTGCCCATGTTCGAATCGGCTGCTATGGCTGGTATATTCAAGGAAAGTTTGACGAATTATGTGGCGTCAGGCGGTAAAAGTCCCATCGTGACTCCGGATATGTATACTATTAACAGTGCGATGGACGGTAGACAGTATATTTATTCTCTACAACTTGGTTTGGGGTACAAAATCACGGATTGGATTTCTGTTTTTGCCGGTGGACGAATGAATTATTTTTCAGGAAACTACGAGGGTTATCTGAATGCGAAACTAAAACAGAATTTAGGCGGATCGGAATTGATGCCATTAGCTTTGGATTGTGACCAGACGGGTTGGGGACTCACTCCGGTTCTTGGAGTCGATGTCAAATATGGTAAATTCAATTTCGGTGCTAAATATGAGTTCATGACGAACCTGAACATCGAAAACAATACAAAGAAGTTGGATTATCCTGATAGTGCGGAATCTTTGGTTGGTGCTTACAAACATGGTGTGAATACGCCGAACGATATTCCTTCAATGCTTTCTGTAGCTGCCTCTTATCGGTTTTTACCCATGTTAAAAGCATCTGTCGAGTATCACTTCTTCGATGACAAGAAAGCTGGAATGGCTGGCGGAAAGCAGAAAGAGCTCGAAAGAGGTACCAATGAGTATTTGCTGGGCATCGAGTGGGATGTTATCAAGAGATTGACTATTAGCGGTGGTGCTCAGATTACAGATTATGGTTTGTCAGACAAATATCAGAGTGATACCAGTTTCTCCTGCGACTCTTACTCACTGGGCTTCGGAGCTAAGTTGATGTTGAGCGAAAAGATGGCATTGAATGTGGGGTATATGTGGACAAGCTACCGTGATTATACAAAGAAATCGGATGATTACTGTGGCACGGGCCTTCCCGGAACTAACGTATATAGCCGTACCAATAAAGTATTCGGCTTAAGCCTGGATTACGCTTTTTAA
- the queC gene encoding 7-cyano-7-deazaguanine synthase QueC, with translation MKHQEAALVCFSGGQDSTTCLFWAKKHFTRVEAVCFTYGQKHSQEIEIARKIAADAHVPFQLLDVSLISQLAPNSLTDTSIVMDEDKPADSYPNTFVPGRNMVFLTFAAIMARSKGIFHLVTGVSEADFSGYPDCRDTFVRSLNVTLNLAMDEQFVIHTPLMDRDKSEVWELSDELGVFDLVRTQTLTCYNGVPADGCGHCPACKLRREGLEKYLNRKKK, from the coding sequence ATGAAACATCAAGAAGCCGCTTTGGTATGCTTCTCCGGTGGACAAGACTCCACGACCTGCCTGTTCTGGGCAAAGAAGCATTTTACACGTGTAGAAGCCGTTTGTTTTACTTACGGTCAGAAACATTCCCAGGAGATTGAAATTGCAAGAAAGATCGCAGCCGATGCCCATGTTCCGTTCCAGCTGCTGGACGTATCGTTGATCAGCCAGCTGGCTCCGAACTCGCTGACAGACACCTCGATCGTCATGGACGAGGATAAACCGGCAGACAGTTACCCCAACACATTCGTTCCCGGAAGAAATATGGTTTTCCTGACTTTCGCTGCCATCATGGCACGAAGCAAAGGGATTTTCCACCTGGTAACCGGTGTCTCGGAAGCTGACTTCAGCGGATATCCCGACTGTCGCGACACCTTTGTCCGCTCACTGAACGTCACGCTGAATCTGGCTATGGATGAACAGTTCGTCATCCACACCCCGCTGATGGACCGTGACAAGAGTGAAGTATGGGAGTTGTCCGACGAACTGGGCGTATTCGACCTGGTCCGCACACAGACACTGACCTGCTACAACGGCGTTCCTGCCGACGGTTGCGGTCATTGCCCCGCCTGCAAATTGCGTAGAGAAGGATTGGAGAAATACCTAAACAGGAAGAAGAAATAA
- a CDS encoding TolC family protein encodes MKQISLIILSCLLLLPAGMKAEDDMPKQWTLRDCIDYALEHNITIRRNRISVESTQEDVKSAKADFLPSLSGNISQRIVNRPNSASGTIISGDNITTSESKTSYNGSYGIDANWTVYNGSKRVNTVKQQQLNSRIAELSVDESENTIKENITQLYVQILYSAEAVKVNESTLEVSQKEYERAQELFNAGSIASSDLAQLEAQVSSNNYQLVTSQTTLQDYKLQLKQLLELDGDFEMDLYMPQLDDSSVLIPLPGKDDVYQTALNLRPEIESGKLNIQSSDLSIKMARAGYIPTLSLSAGIGTTNANGNDFSFSEQVKQNWNNSLGLTLSIPIFDKRQAKTAVNKAKLQKQTSELDLMDNQKTLYKTIESLWLTANSAQQQYVAAAQKLKSTEASYALVSEQFNVGMKNTVELLTEKNNLLSAQQETLQAKYTAILNAGLLRFYQGEEIVMF; translated from the coding sequence ATGAAACAGATCTCTCTAATAATCCTATCCTGCCTGCTTCTTCTGCCTGCCGGAATGAAAGCAGAGGACGACATGCCGAAGCAGTGGACGCTTCGTGATTGCATTGATTATGCCCTGGAGCATAACATCACCATCCGCCGTAACCGCATCAGCGTCGAGAGCACACAAGAAGATGTAAAGTCGGCAAAGGCGGATTTCCTTCCTTCCCTGAGTGGAAATATCAGCCAGCGCATCGTGAACCGCCCGAACAGTGCCAGCGGTACGATCATCAGCGGCGACAACATCACCACCAGCGAAAGTAAAACCTCTTATAACGGCAGTTACGGCATCGATGCCAACTGGACGGTTTACAACGGCAGCAAACGGGTAAACACTGTCAAACAGCAACAACTGAACAGCCGCATCGCCGAACTCTCCGTCGATGAAAGCGAAAACACCATCAAGGAAAACATCACCCAGCTGTACGTACAGATACTCTATTCCGCCGAAGCAGTCAAAGTGAACGAATCGACCCTGGAAGTCAGTCAGAAAGAATACGAACGTGCACAGGAACTGTTCAACGCCGGCAGCATCGCCTCCAGCGACCTCGCCCAACTCGAAGCACAGGTAAGCAGCAATAACTACCAACTGGTCACCTCTCAAACAACTTTGCAGGATTACAAGCTGCAACTGAAACAGCTGCTCGAACTGGACGGCGATTTCGAAATGGATCTTTACATGCCGCAACTCGACGACAGCAGCGTATTGATACCGCTGCCCGGCAAAGACGATGTCTACCAGACCGCCCTCAACCTGCGCCCTGAAATAGAATCCGGGAAACTGAATATCCAGTCTTCCGACCTGAGTATCAAGATGGCACGTGCCGGATATATCCCGACACTGAGCCTCAGCGCCGGGATCGGAACGACCAATGCCAACGGCAACGATTTCAGCTTCAGCGAACAGGTCAAACAGAACTGGAATAACTCCCTGGGCCTGACCCTGAGTATCCCCATCTTCGACAAACGACAGGCAAAGACAGCTGTCAACAAAGCGAAGTTGCAAAAGCAAACCAGCGAGCTCGACCTGATGGACAACCAGAAGACACTCTACAAAACGATTGAAAGCCTCTGGCTGACAGCCAACAGCGCCCAACAGCAATATGTAGCCGCAGCACAGAAGCTGAAAAGCACAGAAGCCAGCTACGCCCTTGTCAGCGAACAGTTCAACGTCGGCATGAAAAATACGGTAGAACTGCTCACCGAGAAAAACAATCTCCTGAGTGCTCAGCAGGAAACGCTACAGGCCAAATATACGGCCATCCTCAACGCAGGTTTGCTGCGCTTCTACCAAGGTGAAGAAATCGTGATGTTCTAA
- a CDS encoding efflux RND transporter periplasmic adaptor subunit produces MNKKLIIGIAGVLVVAGGIWFFTGKSSKGGISLETAKVNRSSISNTVTATGTVEPVTEVEVGTQVSGIIDKLYADYNDVVKAGQLIAEMDKVNLKAELASAQAQLASSKSEYEYQQKNYARNKVLYEKKLISDSDYETATYNYEKSKASYEQNQAAMVKVNRNLEYATITSPIDGVVINRAVEEGQTVAAGFETPTLFTIAADLTKMQVIADVDEADIGNVHDGQRVSFTVDAYPNDVFEGTVWQIRLGDSSSSSSSSSTSSSSTVVTYEVVITADNPDLKLKPRLTANVTIYTLERDNVLTIPTKSLRFVPEEELLVGTGLIAENSAQEAPAGKRLVWVKEGQQLHPKAVTVGSTSGNMIEVIDGLNEGEEIAVDLTSDAPAQAAAPTEKSPFMPGPPGSDKKKK; encoded by the coding sequence ATGAACAAGAAACTTATTATCGGTATAGCAGGCGTGCTGGTCGTAGCCGGAGGAATCTGGTTCTTTACAGGTAAATCGTCGAAAGGCGGCATCAGCCTCGAAACCGCCAAAGTGAACCGCAGCTCCATCTCAAACACAGTGACAGCTACCGGAACAGTAGAACCGGTGACGGAAGTGGAAGTCGGTACGCAGGTATCCGGCATCATCGATAAATTGTACGCAGACTACAACGACGTAGTGAAAGCCGGACAATTGATCGCAGAAATGGATAAAGTAAACCTGAAGGCCGAACTGGCATCCGCCCAGGCCCAGCTGGCAAGCAGCAAGAGCGAATACGAATACCAGCAGAAGAATTACGCACGTAACAAGGTGCTTTACGAAAAGAAACTGATCAGCGACTCCGATTATGAGACAGCGACTTACAATTACGAAAAGTCGAAAGCCTCTTACGAACAGAATCAGGCAGCGATGGTCAAAGTGAACCGTAACCTCGAATACGCCACGATCACCAGCCCGATCGACGGTGTCGTTATCAACCGTGCCGTCGAAGAAGGGCAGACCGTTGCCGCCGGATTCGAAACGCCGACCCTGTTCACCATCGCCGCCGACCTGACCAAGATGCAGGTGATCGCCGATGTCGATGAAGCCGATATAGGCAACGTACACGACGGACAGCGTGTCAGCTTTACCGTCGATGCCTATCCGAACGATGTATTCGAAGGAACCGTCTGGCAGATCCGCCTGGGCGACAGCAGTAGCAGCAGTTCAAGCAGTTCTACCAGCTCATCCTCTACGGTCGTAACCTATGAAGTAGTGATTACCGCCGACAATCCGGACCTGAAACTGAAACCCCGTCTGACAGCCAACGTGACGATCTACACGCTCGAACGCGATAACGTCCTGACCATTCCGACCAAATCATTACGTTTCGTTCCGGAAGAAGAACTACTCGTCGGCACCGGCCTGATCGCCGAGAACAGTGCCCAGGAAGCACCTGCCGGCAAACGTCTGGTTTGGGTTAAAGAAGGACAGCAGTTGCACCCGAAAGCCGTTACTGTCGGATCGACAAGCGGCAATATGATCGAAGTGATCGACGGACTGAACGAAGGCGAAGAAATCGCTGTCGACCTTACTTCGGACGCACCGGCACAGGCCGCTGCCCCAACGGAAAAGAGTCCGTTCATGCCTGGCCCTCCGGGAAGCGATAAGAAGAAGAAATAA
- the queF gene encoding preQ(1) synthase, protein MDTRKEENELHLLGGSTEYKQDYAPEVLEAFTNKHPGNDYWVRFNCPEFTSLCPITGQPDFATIHIDYIPDVKMVESKSLKLYLFSFRSHGAFHEDCANIIMKDLIKLMDPKYIEVTGIFTPRGGISIYPYCNYGRPGTKYEKLAEQRLFNHNS, encoded by the coding sequence ATGGATACAAGAAAAGAAGAAAACGAACTGCACCTGTTAGGCGGTTCTACCGAATATAAACAGGATTATGCCCCCGAAGTACTGGAAGCATTCACCAACAAACATCCAGGCAACGACTACTGGGTACGTTTCAACTGCCCGGAATTCACCAGCCTTTGCCCGATCACCGGACAACCGGATTTTGCAACCATCCATATCGACTATATCCCTGATGTGAAAATGGTGGAAAGCAAGAGCCTGAAGTTATACCTTTTCAGTTTTCGCAGCCACGGTGCTTTTCATGAAGACTGTGCCAACATCATCATGAAAGACCTCATCAAACTGATGGATCCGAAGTATATCGAGGTGACAGGAATTTTCACCCCACGAGGCGGAATCAGCATTTATCCTTATTGTAACTATGGCCGTCCCGGAACCAAATACGAAAAGCTGGCGGAACAACGCCTTTTCAATCACAACAGTTAA